From the genome of Phlebotomus papatasi isolate M1 chromosome 2, Ppap_2.1, whole genome shotgun sequence:
AACATCTGATCCGTGAGGAGTTTGAGAAGATAGCCAAAATCATATCCAGAATGGAAGCTGAGCCACTTAATATTGTCCATCAGTACAATTCCCGATGTCATGAGTAATTCGGCAAATTCCAACGGATCGATTCCATCTTCTTCGTGCTTCTTGAATTGAATTCCCGAATTTTGCAGTAAATCTATCGAATCCTGCGCATACATGTCCTCACTCAGATTAAACTTGAAATTGAACTGCCATGTGGTGAAACCCGGTGGTGTCTTGCCCTCATCATCCATAAATGTCAGACCCAGCTGAATAATCCTCAAGATGTCCACATTGCAGCGCAATAGCTGATACTGATAATCAGCTGAGGAGCGAAATTCACCAAGGGGTCGTGCAACAACTCCCGGAAATTCCGTATCCATGGCTACATAGTGATATTTCTGCACCACCTGCCGAATTGTCCGGAATTCATCTTCCAAATTGTGCCGCCAAACATCCTTAATCCCACAATCCTCATTGCTGATCAGGGAGGCCGTGTGCGACGCATGGCCGCCGCTGCCGACAGCTGATGGCATTGCCTGTATTTGCGGAGGAGAGGAAGGTGGAAGaacctttcattaaaaaaacaatGTGCATTTATCAATCCACCCTCGTGGTCGATTTTTAAATCTCTTTGAacttcaaaacaaaatttacgtATGGATAGTAGACTTGAGGATAGTAATAGGGCAGCATCTCTTACAATCACAGATTATTTCTAATtatatttggtattttttcttttacttattTTCACGCAAATCACTTTCAGAAATTTAAATACGCACTCCTACTATTTCGCAAAATTGCACAACAACGTGATCTTTATTCTTGTTTTTCGATCAACGGTTTCTGGAAGACATTATTTTATTCATCTCCCATCCAGGAACGAATATTTTATGAGTCGTGTGAGCCGAAGTGGCTAGCCGAGGCTATTGAGGCGAGAAGAGCAAgtatagtagactctcgctcaatcggctctttttcaatcgggcgaaaaattttgttgacaattttcatgtttaattatgaagctaatttgtttaaattcgctgtagttcttcctgttttatcgtgattctttataattgagcgctttttgtggaattcacaaaggctttgacgcccaaatctatcaataaaccggatgacattttgccccaaatgcccatttgagagagagtctattgtacagtagactctcgcttatccgtgagagcgggaccaaaatgtcatacggattttgagagtgatacccattaaattgtttgaaatccaacgatttttttgtttacattgaaaatgtatggagtgaatcctgacctgactgaatccgacagtctctctaaacatgcgtactgtccaaaaaagttacagtgagtaagaattacagtagattgagcacatttgcttaacaaaaaaaaaccctaaaCGGGaacaatcaaaattttgaaaattcaactgcctCACGGATTCTtttgtcacccggaaaaaga
Proteins encoded in this window:
- the LOC129803053 gene encoding CCR4-NOT transcription complex subunit 7 isoform X2, with translation MLPYYYPQVYYPYAMPSAVGSGGHASHTASLISNEDCGIKDVWRHNLEDEFRTIRQVVQKYHYVAMDTEFPGVVARPLGEFRSSADYQYQLLRCNVDILRIIQLGLTFMDDEGKTPPGFTTWQFNFKFNLSEDMYAQDSIDLLQNSGIQFKKHEEDGIDPLEFAELLMTSGIVLMDNIKWLSFHSGYDFGYLLKLLTDQMLPVEESEFFELLRLYFPTIYDVKYLMKSCKNLKGGLQEVADQLELRRVGPQHQAGSDSLLTGMAFFKMREMFFEDNIDNAKYCGHLYGLGTSFIVNGNNYTDNGEGNSAS
- the LOC129803053 gene encoding CCR4-NOT transcription complex subunit 7 isoform X1, whose amino-acid sequence is MLPYYYPQVYYPYVLPPSSPPQIQAMPSAVGSGGHASHTASLISNEDCGIKDVWRHNLEDEFRTIRQVVQKYHYVAMDTEFPGVVARPLGEFRSSADYQYQLLRCNVDILRIIQLGLTFMDDEGKTPPGFTTWQFNFKFNLSEDMYAQDSIDLLQNSGIQFKKHEEDGIDPLEFAELLMTSGIVLMDNIKWLSFHSGYDFGYLLKLLTDQMLPVEESEFFELLRLYFPTIYDVKYLMKSCKNLKGGLQEVADQLELRRVGPQHQAGSDSLLTGMAFFKMREMFFEDNIDNAKYCGHLYGLGTSFIVNGNNYTDNGEGNSAS
- the LOC129803053 gene encoding CCR4-NOT transcription complex subunit 7 isoform X3 is translated as MPSAVGSGGHASHTASLISNEDCGIKDVWRHNLEDEFRTIRQVVQKYHYVAMDTEFPGVVARPLGEFRSSADYQYQLLRCNVDILRIIQLGLTFMDDEGKTPPGFTTWQFNFKFNLSEDMYAQDSIDLLQNSGIQFKKHEEDGIDPLEFAELLMTSGIVLMDNIKWLSFHSGYDFGYLLKLLTDQMLPVEESEFFELLRLYFPTIYDVKYLMKSCKNLKGGLQEVADQLELRRVGPQHQAGSDSLLTGMAFFKMREMFFEDNIDNAKYCGHLYGLGTSFIVNGNNYTDNGEGNSAS